One window of Lagenorhynchus albirostris chromosome 16, mLagAlb1.1, whole genome shotgun sequence genomic DNA carries:
- the LOC132507552 gene encoding ATPase PAAT-like isoform X3, with product METETVHPPLTRRPPLASSWDVACGALAQSLHLTRSDLGARDADWEELLAPPATGQDLVILKRNVNSQDENPCFLYLRCDPPGGEEIVSIGILSSARNMEVYSGEEYCGTSRGKNVCNVLDNSEHEKIILYKKYLKLESSTHACKIKLLSFGEKQCVFISKVVVHMRPVLANSSAGCPALGSRIDLERVQTIIESLGSKLSPGAQQLMNMVRFQQQNCIPIGQQLQSVLGSTGYKHMIGLQSSSASGAFDKSSPTPFPSRTGLTSGSVAEDLKAYIDKSAQPAGGGNMTSLQECKIVPQNHSLPENDLKNAVSSLLPKKASDSSHIPNSELLPVLQNLCSQVNHLRVGPNTKWQESITKPGEGIVGVTAREPQLLSPHAYSPCSTRSHRNEKPTHCNEEEPPTLCN from the exons ATGGAGACCGAGACTGTACACCCGCCGCTGACCCGCCGCCCGCCGCTGGCCTCTTCCTGGGATGTCGCGTGCGGAGCCCTGGCCCAGAGTCTCCATCTCACCCGGTCTGATCTCGGCGCCCGGGACGCCGACTGGGAGGAGCTGCTGGCGCCGCCTGCCACCGG ccaGGATCTGGTGATTTTGAAAAGGAACGTGAACAGCCAAGATGAAAACCCCTGCTTCCTTTACCTGCGATGTGACCCTCCTGGAGGTGAAGAAATCGTTTCTATTGGCATTTTAAGTTCAGCAAGAAATATGGAAGTATACTCAGGAGAGGAGTACTGTGGAACCAGTAGGGGCAAGAATGTTTGTAATGTTCTGGATAACAG tgaacatgaaaagattattttgtacaaaaaatatctaaaattggaGTCTTCCACACATGCTTGTAAAATAAAG tTGCTCTCCTTTGGTGAAAAGCAGTGTGTGTTCATCAGTAAAGTTGTGGTACACATGAGGCCAGTTTTGGCAAATTCTTCAGCAGGCTGTCCTGCTCTAGGATCAAGGATAGACCTGGAGAGGGTCCAAACCATCATAGAGTCCTTGGGGTCAAAGTTATCACCTGGAGCTCAGCAACTGATGAATATGGTTAGATTCCAACAGCAG AATTGTATTCCCATCGGACAGCAGCTTCAGTCAGTTTTGGGAAGCACTGGATACAAGCACATGATCGGACTGCAATCATCATCTGCTTCAGGGGCCTTCGACAAGTCATCCCCCACACCTTTCCCTTCCAGGACTGGATTGACATCTGGAAGCGTGGCTGAAGACTTAAAAGCTTACATTGATAAAAGTGCGCAGCCAGCTGGTGGAGGAAATATGACAAGCCTCCAAGAGTGTAAAATTGTGCCACAAAACCATTCTCTTCCTGAGAATGATCTTAAGAATGCAGTATCTTCTTTGTTACCAAAGAAAGCAAGTGACAGCTCACACATACCTAACTCTGAGTTGCTGCCTGTTCTGCAGAATCTGTGTAGTCAAGTGAACCATCTCCGTGTGGGACCCAACACCAAGTGGCAGGAAAGCATCACCAAGCCCGGCGAAGGCATTGTTGGTGTTAC